A region of Arabidopsis thaliana chromosome 5, partial sequence DNA encodes the following proteins:
- a CDS encoding NC domain-containing protein-like protein (NC domain-containing protein-related; CONTAINS InterPro DOMAIN/s: NC (InterPro:IPR007053); BEST Arabidopsis thaliana protein match is: NC domain-containing protein-related (TAIR:AT3G02700.1); Has 30201 Blast hits to 17322 proteins in 780 species: Archae - 12; Bacteria - 1396; Metazoa - 17338; Fungi - 3422; Plants - 5037; Viruses - 0; Other Eukaryotes - 2996 (source: NCBI BLink).), with the protein MGLLSNRIDRSSLKPGDHIYSWRTAYIYAHHGIYVGDDRVIHFTRRGQEVGTGTVLDLILVSSGPSRNHTHCPTCVPPNEGHGVVSSCLNCFLAGGVLYRFEYSVNAAHFLVKARGGTCTLAVADPNEIVVHRAKHLLQNGFGCYDVFKNNCEDFAIYCKTALLVLEGRTMGQSGQAVSIIGGPIAAVLSTPMRLLTTNVYGMAATAIGVYCASRYATDIGMRADVAKVEAEDLTRRLSSGLFQVLDPPLAAIALPSTS; encoded by the exons ATGGGTCTTCTCTCCAACAG AATCGATAGATCGAGTTTGAAACCTGGAGATCATATCTACTCCTGGAGGACTGCTTACATCTATGCCCATCACG GCATCTATGTTGGAGATGATAGAGTCATCCATTTCACTAGACGAGGCCAAGAAGTTGGAACCGGGACTGTTCTAGATCTCATACTAGTCAGCTCAGGTCCATCCCGAAACCACACCCACTGTCCAACCTGTGTTCCACCTAACGAAGGTCACGGTGTTGTTTCCTCATGCCTTAACTGTTTCCTAGCCGGTGGTGTCTTGTACCGGTTTGAGTACTCAGTCAACGCTGCTCACTTCCTCGTCAAAGCCAGAGGAGGAACTTGCACACTCGCTGTCGCTGACCCTAATGAGATTGTTGTTCACCGGGCCAAACACCTCCTTCAAAACGGATTTGGATGTTATGACGTTTTCAAGAACAACTGTGAGGATTTCGCTATATATTGCAAAACCGCATTGCTGGTTCTTGAGGGAAGGACAATGGGACAGAGCGGTCAGGCGGTTTCGATTATAGGTGGGCCGATTGCTGCGGTTTTGTCCACGCCAATGCGGCTTCTGACTACAAACGTGTATGGGATGGCTGCTACAGCGATTGGTGTGTATTGTGCGAGTAGATACGCTACTGATATCGGAATGAGAGCTGACGTCGCGAAAGTTGAAGCAGAGGACCTCACAAGAAGGCTGTCTTCAGGACTTTTCCAAGTACTtgatcctccattggcagcCATAGCTTTACCAAGCACGAGTTGA
- a CDS encoding uncharacterized protein (unknown protein; BEST Arabidopsis thaliana protein match is: unknown protein (TAIR:AT3G11690.1); Has 1807 Blast hits to 1807 proteins in 277 species: Archae - 0; Bacteria - 0; Metazoa - 736; Fungi - 347; Plants - 385; Viruses - 0; Other Eukaryotes - 339 (source: NCBI BLink).): MNKQPSLRRSLSTPSLCGGGSTTAECCGGTTASCAALCLCAPCSVVNLVVLAVYKLPRGLCRRAIRRIRRKRLAKKEFVESGREFGRGGSSQFAVHPLESRDEEEEEEEEDEAVIALEKEMWSRFYSGGFWRSLSQAETASSPKNN, from the coding sequence atGAATAAACAACCGAGTCTCCGTCGAAGTCTATCAACGCCGTCTCTATGTGGCGGAGGATCTACGACGGCTGAGTGTTGCGGTGGTACGACGGCGAGTTGTGCAGCCTTATGTCTATGCGCTCCTTGTAGCGTCGTGAATCTCGTCGTACTCGCTGTATACAAGCTCCCTCGTGGACTCTGCCGCCGCGCAATCCGCCGTATACGACGGAAACGATTAGCGAAAAAGGAGTTTGTAGAGAGTGGAAGAGAGTTTGGTAGAGGAGGGAGTTCTCAATTCGCTGTTCACCCGTTAGAGAGCagagatgaggaagaagaagaagaagaagaagatgaggctGTGATTGCGTTGGAGAAGGAGATGTGGAGCAGATTTTACAGTGGTGGTTTCTGGCGAAGCCTTTCTCAAGCTGAAACGGCGTCGTCTCCCAAAAACAATTAG
- the FLA17 gene encoding FASCICLIN-like arabinogalactan protein 17 precursor (FASCICLIN-like arabinogalactan protein 17 precursor (FLA17); FUNCTIONS IN: molecular_function unknown; INVOLVED IN: cell adhesion; LOCATED IN: vacuole; EXPRESSED IN: guard cell; CONTAINS InterPro DOMAIN/s: FAS1 domain (InterPro:IPR000782); BEST Arabidopsis thaliana protein match is: FASCICLIN-like arabinogalactan protein 18 precursor (TAIR:AT3G11700.1); Has 803 Blast hits to 777 proteins in 229 species: Archae - 10; Bacteria - 420; Metazoa - 40; Fungi - 21; Plants - 196; Viruses - 1; Other Eukaryotes - 115 (source: NCBI BLink).) yields MDRRIYGGSAVIHLFLFFSVLIFSAASALSKNQSPSSGSGQINSNSVLVALLDSRYTELAELVEKALLLQTLEDAVGRHNITIFAPRNEALERDLDPEFKRFLLEPGNLKSLQTLLMFHIIPNRVGSNQWPSEESGRVKHHTLGNDQVRLSNGQGKKMVDLAEIIRPDDLTRPDGLIHGIERLLIPRSVQEDFNRRRSLQSISAVLPEGAPEVDPRTNRLKKPAAPVPAGSPPALPIQSAMAPGPSLAPAPAPGPGGKQHHFDGEAQVKDFIHTLLHYGGYNEMADILVNLTSLATEMGRLVSEGYVLTVLAPNDEAMAKLTTDQLSEPGAPEQIVYYHIIPEYQTEESMYNSVRRFGKVKFDTLRFPHKVAAKEADGSVKFGDGEKSAYLFDPDIYTDGRISVQGIDGVLFPQEEEVVESVKKPVKKIVQPRRGKLLEVACSMLGAFGKDTYLSKCR; encoded by the exons ATGGATCGCCGCATCTATGGTGGCTCCGCCGtcattcatctctttctcttcttctccgtcctAATCTTCTCCGCCGCATCTGCATTATCCAAGAACCAGTCTCCTTCTTCCGGGTCGGGTCAGATCAACTCCAACTCTGTCCTCGTAGCTCTTCTTGACTCTCGTTACACTGAGCTAGCTGAGCTCGTCGAGAAAGCTCTTCTCCTTCAGACACTTGAAGACGCTGTTGGTCGTCACAATATTACCATTTTTGCTCCTCGCAATGAAGCTCTTGAGCGTGACCTTGACCCTGAGTTCAAGCGGTTCTTGCTCGAGCCAGGTAATCTCAAATCTCTGCAAACACTCCTCATGTTCCACATTATACCCAATCGGGTCGGGTCGAACCAATGGCCTTCAGAAGAATCGGGTCGGGTCAAGCACCACACGCTAGGGAACGATCAGGTCCGTTTGAGCAACGGACAAGGAAAAAAGATGGTTGATTTAGCTGAGATTATCCGACCCGATGATTTGACCCGACCCGACGGATTGATCCACGGGATTGAACGGCTTCTCATTCCTCGCTCTGTTCAAGAAGATTTCAATCGCCGTCGTAGCCTTCAATCAATCTCCGCCGTCTTACCTGAAGGAGCTCCTGAAGTTGACCCGAGAACCAACCGTCTCAAGAAACCCGCAGCTCCAGTACCCGCCGGATCTCCACCAGCTCTTCCGATCCAATCCGCTATGGCCCCTGGTCCGTCGCTAGCTCCGGCACCAGCTCCGGGACCTGGAGGCAAGCAGCACCACTTCGACGGTGAGGCTCAAGTCAAAGATTTCATCCATACACTGTTACATTACGGCGGTTACAACGAGATGGCAGATATTCTCGTGAATCTGACGTCACTCGCGACAGAGATGGGACGGTTGGTGTCAGAAGGCTATGTGTTAACGGTTTTGGCTCCTAACGATGAAGCAATGGCGAAATTGACCACGGATCAGCTGAGTGAGCCAGGAGCACCGGAGCAGATCGTATACTACCATATAATCCCTGAGTATCAAACGGAGGAGAGTATGTACAATTCTGTTAGGAGATTTGGGAAGGTGAAGTTCGATACGTTGCGTTTTCCTCATAAGGTTGCGGCTAAGGAAGCTGATGGTTCCGTTAAGTTTGGTGACGGTGAGAAGTCGGCGTATTTGTTTGATCCTGATATCTATACGGACGGTCGGATTTCGGTTCAGGGGATTGACGGTGTTTTGTTTCCACAAGAGGAGGAGGTTGTTGAATCGGTTAAGAAACCGGTTAAGAAAATTGTTCAGCCGAGAAGAG GGAAATTGTTGGAAGTAGCCTGTAGTATGCTTGGTGCTTTTGGCAAGGACACTTATCTCAGCAAATGCCGGTGA
- a CDS encoding Pentatricopeptide repeat (PPR) superfamily protein (Pentatricopeptide repeat (PPR) superfamily protein; CONTAINS InterPro DOMAIN/s: Pentatricopeptide repeat (InterPro:IPR002885); BEST Arabidopsis thaliana protein match is: proton gradient regulation 3 (TAIR:AT4G31850.1); Has 1807 Blast hits to 1807 proteins in 277 species: Archae - 0; Bacteria - 0; Metazoa - 736; Fungi - 347; Plants - 385; Viruses - 0; Other Eukaryotes - 339 (source: NCBI BLink).) — MKALFRFKSCLFDPTRRRNQLVSFSGFSKSSKSNKTRETTTTSKIQAEATAITSLFNEITEILGTDVVKLDETTRLRSHVSGAVSDNGVSVSCTEGVRQNAAMGFSGEDEKAQKVLHEEVDFSPVVHEITSVVRGDDVLVSMEDRLEKLSFRFEPEIVENVLKRCFKVPHLAMRFFNWVKQKDGFSHRVGIYNTMLSIAGEARNLDMVDELVSEMEKNGCDKDIRTWTILISVYGKAKKIGKGLLVFEKMRKSGFELDATAYNIMIRSLCIAGRGDLALEFYKEMMEKGITFGLRTYKMLLDCIAKSEKVDVVQSIADDMVRICEISEHDAFGYLLKSFCVSGKIKEALELIRELKNKEMCLDAKYFEILVKGLCRANRMVDALEIVDIMKRRKLDDSNVYGIIISGYLRQNDVSKALEQFEVIKKSGRPPRVSTYTEIMQHLFKLKQFEKGCNLFNEMIENGIEPDSVAITAVVAGHLGQNRVAEAWKVFSSMEEKGIKPTWKSYSIFVKELCRSSRYDEIIKIFNQMHASKIVIRDDIFSWVISSMEKNGEKEKIHLIKEIQKRSNSYCDELNGSGKAEFSQEEELVDDYNCPQLVQQSALPPALSAVDKMDVQEICRVLSSSRDWERTQEALEKSTVQFTPELVVEVLRHAKIQGNAVLRFFSWVGKRNGYKHNSEAYNMSIKVAGCGKDFKQMRSLFYEMRRQGCLITQDTWAIMIMQYGRTGLTNIAIRTFKEMKDMGLIPSSSTFKCLITVLCEKKGRNVEEATRTFREMIRSGFVPDRELVQDYLGCLCEVGNTKDAKSCLDSLGKIGFPVTVAYSIYIRALCRIGKLEEALSELASFEGERSLLDQYTYGSIVHGLLQRGDLQKALDKVNSMKEIGTKPGVHVYTSLIVYFFKEKQLEKVLETCQKMEGESCEPSVVTYTAMICGYMSLGKVEEAWNAFRNMEERGTSPDFKTYSKFINCLCQACKSEDALKLLSEMLDKGIAPSTINFRTVFYGLNREGKHDLARIALQKKSALVAQRTVS, encoded by the coding sequence ATGAAAGCCTTGTTTCGATTCAAGTCTTGCTTGTTTGATCCAACACGAAGGAGGAACCAACTCGTTTCTTTCTCAGGTTTCTCAAAGTCATCTAAATCTAATAAAACCCGTGAGACTACTACCACATCGAAGATCCAAGCAGAAGCTACTGCAATCACTTCACTATTCAACGAGATTACTGAGATTTTAGGAACGGATGTTGTCAAACTAGATGAGACCACGCGGCTCAGATCCCATGTGTCAGGAGCTGTCTCTGATAATGGAGTATCGGTTTCTTGCACGGAAGGTGTTCGTCAAAATGCTGCAATGGGATTTTCAGGTGAGGATGAAAAGGCTCAGAAAGTTCTTCATGAAGAAGTTGACTTCAGCCCCGTGGTTCATGAGATTACGAGTGTCGTCAGGGGAGATGATGTATTAGTTTCGATGGAGGACAGGTTAGAGAAACTGAGTTTTCGGTTTGAACCAGAAATAGTGGAGAATGTACTCAAGAGGTGCTTCAAGGTTCCTCATTTGGCTATGAGGTTCTTTAATTGGGTTAAACAAAAGGATGGGTTTTCGCATAGAGTTGGAATTTACAATACCATGCTTAGCATAGCTGGAGAAGCGAGAAATCTCGATATGGTAGATGAATTGGTGAGTGAAATGGAGAAGAATGGTTGTGATAAGGATATCAGGACATGGACCATTCTTATCTCAGTGTACGGGAAGGCAAAAAAGATTGGAAAAGGTCTGCTAGTTTTTGAGAAGATGAGGAAAAGTGGATTCGAACTCGATGCTACGGCTTACAATATCATGATTAGGTCTCTATGTATTGCTGGTAGAGGTGATCTTGCGCTTGAATTCTATAAGGAAATGATGGAAAAAGGTATCACTTTTGGATTAAGAACGTACAAGATGTTACTGGATTGCATAGCGAAATCAGAGAAAGTTGATGTAGTCCAGTCCATTGCAGATGACATGGTTAGGATATGTGAGATATCAGAACATGACGCTTTTGGTTATTTGCTCAAGAGTTTTTGTGTTTCCGGTAAGATAAAAGAAGCTCTGGAACTGATCCGCGAGCTTAAGAACAAGGAAATGTGCCTCGACGCTAAgtattttgagattttggtaAAAGGACTTTGTAGAGCCAATAGAATGGTAGATGCTCTAGAGATTGTTGATATAATGAAGAGAAGGAAACTGGATGACTCTAATGTCTATGGTATCATCATCAGTGGGTATCTCAGGCAAAACGATGTTTCAAAAGCACTTGAACAGTTTGAGGTTATTAAAAAATCAGGGCGTCCACCTAGAGTTTCTACATACACTGAGATTATGCAACACCTCTTCAAGTTGAAACAGTTTGAAAAGGGTTGCAACTTATTCAATGAGATGATAGAGAACGGGATTGAGCCTGACAGCGTTGCTATCACAGCCGTGGTTGCTGGTCATTTGGGCCAAAACCGAGTAGCAGAGGCATGGAAGGTGTTTAGCAGCATGGAGGAAAAAGGCATCAAACCTACATGGAAATCGTATTCGATATTTGTGAAAGAGCTCTGTAGATCATCAAGATATGATGAGATCATTAAGATATTTAATCAAATGCACGCCTCCAAGATAGTTATTAGAGATGATATCTTTTCTTGGGTTATCTCTAGTATGGAGAAAAATGGTGAAAAGGAGAAGATTCATCTTATCAAAGAAATCCAGAAAAGATCCAATTCCTATTGTGATGAACTAAACGGATCTGGCAAAGCAGAATTTagtcaagaagaagagcttgttGATGACTATAATTGTCCACAACTAGTGCAGCAGTCAGCTCTTCCACCAGCTTTATCTGCTGTTGATAAAATGGATGTGCAAGAAATTTGTCGGGTGTTATCATCCTCCCGAGATTGGGAGAGAACACAAGAAGCTCTAGAAAAATCGACAGTCCAGTTCACACCAGAACTGGTAGTTGAGGTTCTACGTCATGCCAAGATACAAGGCAACGCTGTTTTACGTTTCTTTTCATGGGTGGGAAAGAGAAATGGCTATAAGCACAATTCAGAGGCATACAACATGAGCATCAAAGTTGCAGGATGTGGGAAAGATTTTAAGCAGATGAGAAGTCTGTTTTACGAGATGAGAAGGCAAGGCTGCTTGATAACACAAGATACTTGGGCAATCATGATAATGCAGTATGGTAGAACCGGTCTTACCAACATTGCTATTAGAACGTTCAAGGAAATGAAAGATATGGGTCTGATCCCGAGCTCTTCGACTTTCAAGTGTTTAATCACAGTTCTTTGTGAGAAGAAAGGCAGAAACGTTGAAGAAGCCACCAGAACATTCCGGGAGATGATTCGTTCAGGTTTTGTCCCAGATAGAGAACTAGTCCAAGACTACTTGGGATGCTTATGTGAAGTTGGTAACACGAAGGATGCAAAAAGTTGTTTGGATTCTCTCGGCAAGATAGGTTTCCCTGTCACTGTGGCCTACTCAATTTACATAAGAGCTCTTTGTCGAATTGGAAAGCTAGAAGAAGCTCTATCAGAATTAGCCAGTTTTGAAGGAGAGAGATCTTTACTAGACCAGTATACTTATGGAAGCATTGTTCATGGTTTATTACAGAGAGGAGACTTACAAAAAGCACTGGATAAAGTGAACTCCATGAAGGAAATTGGAACAAAACCTGGTGTCCATGTCTACACATCTCTGattgtttatttcttcaaGGAGAAACAGCTCGAGAAGGTTCTAGAGACATGTCAGAAAATGGAAGGAGAAAGCTGCGAACCTTCGGTTGTTACATATACGGCAATGATATGTGGATACATGAGCCTAGGAAAAGTGGAAGAGGCTTGGAATGCATTCCGCAATATGGAAGAGAGAGGAACTTCACcagattttaaaacatatagtAAGTTCATAAACTGCTTGTGCCAAGCATGCAAATCAGAAGATGCCCTGAAGCTTCTGTCTGAGATGCTGGATAAGGGTATTGCTCCAAGCACTATCAATTTCCGAACAGTTTTCTACGGGTTAAACAGAGAAGGCAAGCATGATCTTGCCCGGATTGCTCTACAGAAGAAATCGGCTTTAGTAGCACAGCGAACGGTATCTTAG
- a CDS encoding DNAJ heat shock N-terminal domain-containing protein (DNAJ heat shock N-terminal domain-containing protein; FUNCTIONS IN: heat shock protein binding, chaperone binding; INVOLVED IN: protein folding; EXPRESSED IN: 22 plant structures; EXPRESSED DURING: 13 growth stages; CONTAINS InterPro DOMAIN/s: Heat shock cognate protein B, C-terminal oligomerisation (InterPro:IPR009073), Heat shock protein DnaJ, N-terminal (InterPro:IPR001623), Co-chaperone Hsc20 (InterPro:IPR004640); Has 1884 Blast hits to 1884 proteins in 890 species: Archae - 0; Bacteria - 1464; Metazoa - 116; Fungi - 101; Plants - 38; Viruses - 0; Other Eukaryotes - 165 (source: NCBI BLink).): MKKTKTMVASISTLIRRTYPSTNQCNSLATIQSQTQLPRESLQHHSSAEGRLRFSGRVFCSESGAGCWNCGEKAAFLFCNSCRSIQPVDDSVDYFQIFGLEKKYEIDPGSLEGKYKDWQKKLHPDLVHNKSKKERDYAAEQSAKVTEACRTLTKRLSRAMYIMKLNGVNVNEEETITDPTLLMEIMELREAISEADDSTSLNQIRSQVQEKLKQWSDSFVEAFESQKFDDAVKCIQRMTYYERACEEILKKL, translated from the exons atgaagaaaacgaagacGATGGTGGCTTCCATCTCCACCCTTATTAGACGGACCTATCCTTCAACTAACCAGTGTAATTCACTCGCGACGATTCAATCACAAACCCAATTGCCTCGCGAATCTCTGCAACATCATTCTTCAGCTGAGGGACGACTCCGATTCTCCGGGAGAGTTTTCTGCTCGGAATCTGGCGCCGGATGCTGGAACTGTGGCGAGAAAGCTGCCTTTTTGTTCTGTAACTCATGCCGTAGCATTCAACCTGTTGATGACTCCGTCGActattttcagatttttggcCT GGAGAAGAAGTATGAGATAGATCCTGGAAGCCTTGAAGGCAAGTACAAAGATTGGCAAAAGAAGCTACATCCTGATTTAGTTCATAACAAATCTAAG AAAGAACGAGACTACGCAGCCGAGCAGTCTGCAAAGGTGACTGAAGCGTGCCGGACATTAACAAAGCGGCTGTCGAGAGCAATGTATATC ATGAAGCTGAATGGTGTAAAtgtcaatgaagaagaaacaataacagaCCCAACATTGTTAATGGAG ATTATGGAACTCAGAGAGGCCATATCAGAAGCAGATGATTCAACATCGTTAAACCAGATCCGATCCCAG GTACAAGAGAAACTAAAGCAATGGTCTGACTCTTTCGTCGAAGCGTTTGAAAGCCAGAAGTTTGATGATGCTGTAAAATGTATACAGAGAATGACTTATTACGAGCGAGCCTGCgaagaaattttgaagaagCTATGA
- a CDS encoding Zinc finger (CCCH-type/C3HC4-type RING finger) family protein (Zinc finger (CCCH-type/C3HC4-type RING finger) family protein; FUNCTIONS IN: zinc ion binding, nucleic acid binding; LOCATED IN: membrane; EXPRESSED IN: male gametophyte, pollen tube, leaf; EXPRESSED DURING: M germinated pollen stage; CONTAINS InterPro DOMAIN/s: Zinc finger, CCCH-type (InterPro:IPR000571), Zinc finger, RING-type, conserved site (InterPro:IPR017907), Zinc finger, RING-type (InterPro:IPR001841); BEST Arabidopsis thaliana protein match is: Zinc finger (CCCH-type/C3HC4-type RING finger) family protein (TAIR:AT1G01350.1); Has 883 Blast hits to 880 proteins in 224 species: Archae - 0; Bacteria - 1; Metazoa - 340; Fungi - 209; Plants - 163; Viruses - 0; Other Eukaryotes - 170 (source: NCBI BLink).) produces the protein MEPFVVKENIVASASSPMKKRRIDHTESADGSAINASNSSSIGGNDTVMNMAEFGNDNSNNQESQQVCTFFKKPTKSKNIRKRTIDADEEDGDSKSESSILQNLKKVAKPDSNLYFSSGPSTRTSGAPERPVFHYDSSKEIQVQNDSGATATLETETDFNQDARAIRERVLKKADHALKGNKKKASDEKLYKGIHGYTDHKAGFRREQTISSEKAGGSHGPLRASAHIRVSARFDYQPDICKDYKETGYCGYGDSCKFLHDRGDYKPGWQIEKEWEEAEKVRKRNKAMGVEDDDDEADKDSDEDENALPFACFICREPFLDPVVTKCKHYFCEHCALKHHTKNKKCFVCNQPTMGIFNAAHEIKKRMAEERSKAEQGL, from the exons ATGGAACCATTCGTTGTTAAGGAGAACATCGTCGCATCCGCTTCTTCGCCGATGAAGAAGCGACGGATCGATCACACTGAGTCAGCTGATGGTTCTGCGATTAACGCTTCTAACTCTAGTAGCATCGGTGGTAACGATACGGTGATGAACATGGCGGAGTTTGGTAACGACAACTCCAACAATCAGGAGTCTCAACAAG TTTGCACTTTCTTCAAGAAGCCAacgaaaagtaaaaacataaGGAAAAGAACCATTGAcgctgatgaagaagacggagATTCGAAAAGCGAAAGctctattttacaaaatctaaagaaagTTGCAAAACCCGATAGCAACTTGTACTTTTCTTCTGGACCATCTACTAGAACGAGTGGAGCTCCTGAGAGACCCGTTTTTCACTACGATTCATCCAAGGAAATCCAGGTTCAGAACGACAGTGGAGCAACAGCGACCCTTGAAACTGAAACCGACTTCAATCAAGACGCTCGAGCTATCCGTGAAAGAGTTCTTAAAAAAGCAGACCATGCATTGAAGGGGAATAAGAAAAAGGCTTCAGATGAGAAGCTGTACAAAGGAATTCATGGATATACAGATCACAAAGCTGGGTTTagaagagaacaaacaatCTCGAGCGAGAAAGCTGGAGGCTCACACGGGCCTTTAAGAGCTTCTGCTCACATCAGAGTATCGGCTAGATTCGATTACCAGCCAGACATTTGCAAGGATTACAAGGAAACCGGATACTGTGGATATGGAGATTCGTGTAAGTTCTTGCATGACCGTGGGGATTACAAGCCGGGATGGCAGATAGAGAAAGAGTGGGAAGAGGCAGAGAAAGTTAGGAAGAGAAATAAAGCTATGGGAGTTGAGGATGACGATGATGAGGCTGACAAGGATAGCGACGAAGACGAAAATGCATTGCCCTTTGCTTGCTTCATTTGCAGGGAGCCTTTTCTTGATCCAGTTGTCACCAAATGCAAGCATTACTTCTGTGAGCATTGTGCTTTAAAG CATCACACGAAGAACAAGAAATGCTTTGTGTGTAACCAACCAACAATGGGGATTTTCAATGCAGCACATGAGATCAAGAAGAGAATGGCTGAAGAACGGAGTAAAGCTGAACAAGGATTGTGA
- a CDS encoding Thioredoxin superfamily protein (Thioredoxin superfamily protein; INVOLVED IN: cell redox homeostasis; EXPRESSED IN: 21 plant structures; EXPRESSED DURING: 13 growth stages; CONTAINS InterPro DOMAIN/s: Thioredoxin domain (InterPro:IPR013766), Thioredoxin-like fold (InterPro:IPR012336); BEST Arabidopsis thaliana protein match is: Thioredoxin superfamily protein (TAIR:AT4G37200.1); Has 1807 Blast hits to 1807 proteins in 277 species: Archae - 0; Bacteria - 0; Metazoa - 736; Fungi - 347; Plants - 385; Viruses - 0; Other Eukaryotes - 339 (source: NCBI BLink).) encodes MESKVTTTSSSTSKDPFFCLKWPWDSNKQPKSSSSVCDFQGPWLFRSMQTIGSIALSSLTSFGQNPNFRPKKKPLSSSEQGEAEQRAFAAALASQKEATVLEFYSHKCRLCNSLLKFVLEVEKRNSNWLSITMADAENEKWFPELLHYDVKYVPCFVLLDKNGQALAKTGVPSSRAHVIAGISHLLKMKRPPSK; translated from the exons ATGGAATCAAAGGTTACTACTACGAGCTCTTCTACTTCAAAAGATCCATTCTTTTGCTTGAAATGGCCATGGGATTCAAACAAACAACCCAAATCCTCTTCAAGCGTCTGCGACTTTCAAGGACCGTGGCTCTTCAGATCTATGCAAACTATTGGCTCCATTGCTCTCAGCTCTTTGACTTCATTTGGCCAAAACCCCAATTTCAGACCAAAGAAGAAGCCTTTAAGCAGTAGTGAGCAAGGAGAAGCAGAGCAGAGGGCTTTTGCAGCTGCTTTAGCTAGCCAGAAAGAAGCTACGGTTCTTGAATTTTACTCACACAAATGCAGACTCTGCAATTCTTTGctcaaatttgttttagaGGTAGAGAAAAGGAATTCAAATTGGCTCAGCATTACAATGGCAGACGCAGAGAATGAGAAATGGTTTCCTGAG CTTCTCCACTATGACGTAAAGTATGTTCCTTGCTTCGTTTTGTTGGACAAAAATGGACAAGCTTTGGCCAAGACAGGAGTTCCAAGTAGTCGTGCTCATGTCATCGCCGGTATCTCTCATCTTCTCAAGATGAAGCGACCACCATCTAAGTAG